One segment of Clostridium botulinum DNA contains the following:
- the rpmB gene encoding 50S ribosomal protein L28, whose translation MARRCEICDKGVVAGVQFSHSHRQSKRTWAPNIKKIKALVNGTPKTVRVCTRCLRSGKVQRAI comes from the coding sequence GTGGCAAGAAGATGCGAAATTTGTGATAAAGGCGTTGTAGCAGGTGTACAATTCAGCCATTCACATCGTCAATCAAAGAGAACTTGGGCTCCTAACATAAAGAAAATAAAGGCTTTAGTTAATGGAACACCAAAAACTGTTCGTGTATGTACAAGATGCCTTAGATCTGGTAAGGTTCAAAGAGCAATATAG
- a CDS encoding Asp23/Gls24 family envelope stress response protein: MVGFSNENGNINYSEEVLAKIVGLSTMECYGVVGMVSKNATDGFWELMRVENLSKGVKLKLIESDRLQIELFVMVEYGTKISVIANNIIQKVRYSVENYTGLKVSSITVNVQAVRV, encoded by the coding sequence ATGGTTGGATTTTCAAATGAAAATGGTAATATAAATTATTCTGAAGAAGTCTTAGCTAAGATTGTTGGATTATCAACAATGGAATGTTATGGAGTTGTTGGCATGGTTTCTAAAAATGCTACTGATGGTTTTTGGGAACTTATGCGTGTAGAAAATTTAAGTAAAGGTGTAAAACTAAAACTTATAGAAAGCGATAGATTACAAATCGAATTATTTGTTATGGTTGAATATGGAACTAAAATATCGGTTATAGCTAACAATATAATTCAAAAAGTTCGTTATAGCGTTGAAAATTACACAGGATTAAAAGTTTCATCAATAACTGTAAATGTTCAAGCGGTAAGAGTCTAG
- a CDS encoding DAK2 domain-containing protein, with the protein MEFKKINGHDFYNMVVNASNRLLEQSEFVNALNVFPVPDGDTGTNMSMTFKAAVKEIENINSNSIGEISKKLAKGALMGARGNSGVILSQILRGFSKGLEGKEEVDGTELSVAFFEGSNAAYKAVMRPTEGTILSVIRAASECAVECEAKDAIILLEEVNKAAKIMLDKTPDLLPALKKAKVVDSGGMGLYIILQGMLEALKEGIQAEIQDIKISSPEAKVGAQSTEEIDIKFGYCTEFIILGDAKKAKEFQDTIEPLGDSMIVVGYEDVIKVHIHTNDPGSVLSHAVKIGELSKIKIDNMREEHRELLTELQSNKNIPMDEVSSDELDHKKYAFITVAMGDGIVKIFKDSGVDYVIEGGQTMNPSTQDILDCIEKLNADHIFVMPNNKNIIMAANQAAEISDKHIIVIPTTTIPQGIACITMFNPECEAEENVEELNDVINSVKTGSITYAVRDTEIDGKEIKQGNILGLVEGKIKEVGEDKISVAKQVLKDMLDDDSELITIYYGEEIEEDKVNEFVEELENEFEDLDIQAYKGNQPLYYFLMSVE; encoded by the coding sequence ATGGAATTTAAAAAAATAAATGGCCATGATTTTTATAACATGGTTGTAAATGCTAGTAATAGATTATTGGAGCAAAGTGAATTTGTAAATGCTTTGAATGTATTTCCTGTTCCAGATGGTGACACTGGAACTAATATGTCAATGACATTCAAGGCTGCAGTTAAAGAAATAGAAAATATAAATTCTAATTCAATAGGAGAAATATCTAAAAAATTAGCAAAAGGTGCTTTAATGGGTGCTAGAGGAAATTCAGGAGTAATTTTATCACAAATACTTAGAGGGTTTTCTAAAGGACTAGAAGGAAAAGAAGAAGTTGATGGAACTGAACTTTCAGTAGCATTCTTTGAGGGATCTAATGCAGCTTATAAGGCTGTTATGAGACCTACAGAGGGTACAATACTTTCTGTAATAAGAGCAGCGTCGGAATGTGCAGTAGAATGTGAAGCAAAAGATGCAATAATATTATTAGAAGAGGTTAATAAGGCTGCTAAGATAATGCTTGATAAAACTCCAGATTTATTACCAGCATTGAAGAAAGCAAAAGTGGTGGATTCAGGTGGTATGGGACTTTACATTATACTTCAAGGTATGCTTGAAGCATTAAAAGAAGGAATACAAGCCGAAATTCAAGATATAAAGATAAGTTCACCAGAAGCTAAGGTAGGAGCTCAATCTACTGAAGAAATTGATATAAAATTTGGATATTGTACTGAATTTATTATTCTTGGTGATGCAAAAAAAGCAAAGGAATTTCAAGATACAATAGAACCACTTGGAGATTCTATGATTGTTGTTGGATATGAAGATGTCATTAAAGTTCATATTCATACGAATGATCCAGGCTCAGTCCTATCTCATGCCGTGAAAATAGGAGAACTATCAAAAATTAAAATTGATAATATGAGAGAAGAGCATAGAGAGTTATTAACAGAATTACAATCAAATAAAAATATACCAATGGATGAAGTATCAAGCGATGAATTAGACCATAAAAAATATGCATTTATAACAGTTGCTATGGGTGATGGTATCGTAAAAATCTTTAAAGATTCAGGTGTTGATTATGTTATTGAAGGTGGTCAAACAATGAATCCATCTACTCAAGATATATTAGATTGTATAGAAAAATTAAATGCAGATCATATTTTTGTTATGCCAAATAATAAAAATATAATTATGGCAGCTAATCAAGCAGCAGAAATATCAGATAAGCATATAATTGTAATTCCTACAACAACTATTCCACAAGGAATAGCTTGTATAACTATGTTTAATCCTGAATGTGAAGCAGAAGAAAATGTTGAAGAGTTAAATGACGTTATAAATTCAGTAAAGACAGGATCAATAACTTATGCTGTTAGAGATACTGAAATTGATGGCAAAGAAATAAAACAAGGCAATATATTAGGATTGGTAGAAGGAAAAATTAAAGAAGTAGGGGAAGATAAAATTTCCGTTGCTAAACAAGTTCTTAAAGATATGTTAGACGATGATAGCGAACTAATAACTATTTATTATGGGGAAGAAATCGAAGAAGATAAAGTTAATGAATTTGTAGAAGAATTAGAAAATGAATTTGAGGATTTAGATATTCAAGCATATAAAGGAAATCAACCTCTATATTACTTCTTAATGTCAGTAGAGTAA
- the recG gene encoding ATP-dependent DNA helicase RecG, which produces MDIYSEISSLKGVGPKLTEKLNKCGIFNILDLLLYFPRDYEFIDSNILFEDINGDEKQILRCKVIRIKGDIKTKTGKILTTIEFEYNGHKVYGKWFNQKYIKNTFYNNKVYNLMGKFKRIGKTLEVANPTVVCEEALDNSILPKYPLKGDISNKIIEKLINLVIDSIIIKENLPLDMLNKYNLVSLNDAIRSIHFPKNKDLLEKAIIRLKFQELFTYSLKLLLVKHKLNKNKNGIYFEWNNELKRLKDSIPYSLTNAQTKVVREILRDQKSQKPMNRLVQGDVGSGKTIVALISIFNVIKNGYQCAFMAPTEILANQHYEESKNLFQDFNIDVEILTGSTSLKEKKRIKEKIKQENPMLLIGTHTLFQDDVVFNRLGLIITDEQHRFGVEQRSKLINKGKKADCLVMTATPIPRTLALYLYSDLDVSIIDELPPGRKKIDTRFYQEHNRDIGYEIALEEINNGRQVYIVCPLIDEDEKEELNSVETLYTKLKNGIFKDIGVEILHGKMKSSEKQDKINRFKNNEFKVLISTTVIEVGVNVPNASVMIIENAERFGLAQLHQLRGRVGRGEYASYCILIAKAKSNITKKRMTIMTESTDGFLISEEDLKLRGSGEMFGRKQSGDAEFILADLYEDISILRAAKHEAMEMLHNDYEENTKLINEIQKSLENNSKYICFN; this is translated from the coding sequence ATGGATATATATAGTGAAATCTCTTCATTGAAGGGTGTTGGTCCTAAACTGACAGAAAAATTAAATAAATGTGGTATATTTAATATTCTGGATCTTTTATTATACTTTCCAAGAGATTATGAATTTATCGACTCTAATATATTATTTGAAGATATAAATGGTGATGAAAAGCAAATATTAAGATGTAAAGTTATAAGAATAAAAGGTGATATAAAAACTAAAACCGGAAAAATATTAACAACAATAGAATTTGAATATAATGGACATAAGGTTTATGGAAAATGGTTTAATCAAAAATATATCAAAAATACTTTTTATAATAACAAAGTATATAATTTAATGGGGAAATTTAAAAGAATAGGTAAGACTCTTGAAGTGGCTAATCCCACTGTTGTATGTGAGGAAGCATTGGATAACAGTATTTTACCTAAATACCCTTTAAAAGGAGATATAAGCAATAAGATTATCGAAAAATTAATTAATCTTGTTATTGATTCAATAATTATAAAAGAAAATCTTCCTCTGGATATGTTAAATAAGTATAATCTGGTATCCTTAAATGATGCAATAAGATCAATTCATTTTCCAAAAAATAAAGATTTATTAGAAAAAGCTATTATTAGATTGAAATTTCAAGAATTATTTACTTATTCATTAAAATTATTATTAGTAAAACATAAACTTAATAAAAATAAGAATGGAATATATTTTGAGTGGAATAATGAACTTAAAAGATTAAAAGATAGTATACCATACTCTTTAACGAATGCTCAAACAAAAGTTGTTAGAGAAATTTTAAGAGATCAGAAATCTCAAAAACCTATGAATAGATTAGTTCAAGGTGATGTTGGAAGTGGAAAAACTATAGTTGCATTAATATCTATATTTAATGTAATAAAGAACGGATATCAATGTGCTTTTATGGCTCCCACAGAAATACTGGCTAATCAACATTATGAAGAATCTAAAAATTTATTCCAAGATTTTAATATAGATGTTGAAATATTAACTGGAAGTACTTCACTGAAAGAGAAGAAAAGAATAAAAGAAAAAATAAAGCAAGAAAATCCAATGTTGCTTATAGGTACTCATACATTATTCCAAGATGATGTTGTTTTTAATAGATTAGGACTTATAATAACTGATGAGCAGCATAGATTTGGTGTTGAGCAAAGAAGTAAACTAATTAATAAAGGAAAGAAAGCAGATTGTTTAGTTATGACAGCAACACCAATACCTAGAACTTTGGCTCTTTATTTATATTCAGACTTAGATGTTTCAATAATTGATGAATTACCTCCGGGAAGAAAGAAAATAGACACTAGATTTTATCAGGAACATAATAGAGATATTGGATATGAAATAGCTTTAGAAGAAATAAACAATGGTAGGCAAGTATATATAGTTTGCCCTCTTATTGATGAAGATGAAAAAGAAGAATTAAATTCTGTAGAAACTTTATATACTAAATTAAAAAATGGTATATTTAAAGATATAGGAGTTGAGATACTTCATGGTAAAATGAAGTCAAGTGAAAAGCAAGATAAAATAAATAGATTTAAAAATAATGAATTTAAAGTATTAATATCTACAACTGTTATAGAGGTAGGGGTTAATGTACCTAATGCATCAGTTATGATAATAGAAAATGCTGAACGGTTTGGATTGGCTCAACTACATCAATTACGAGGTAGGGTTGGAAGAGGAGAGTATGCCTCTTACTGTATATTAATTGCTAAAGCAAAGAGCAATATAACTAAAAAAAGAATGACAATAATGACAGAATCAACTGATGGATTTCTTATTTCAGAAGAAGATTTGAAATTAAGAGGTTCTGGGGAAATGTTCGGTAGAAAACAAAGTGGTGATGCAGAATTTATTTTAGCAGATTTATATGAAGATATTAGTATATTAAGGGCTGCAAAACATGAAGCGATGGAGATGTTACATAATGATTATGAAGAAAATACTAAGCTTATAAATGAAATACAAAAAAGCTTGGAGAATAATAGTAAATACATTTGCTTTAATTAA
- the rsmD gene encoding 16S rRNA (guanine(966)-N(2))-methyltransferase RsmD, giving the protein MRIISGKARGRKLIPPASMETRPTLDRVKEAMFSMIQGYIPDSNVIDVFAGTGSLGLEAASRGAKEVYLIDKSSETFPLLKENIKNLKFDDFCFGLNMDSYEALRKLSNQGKVFELIFIDPPYCKEMIPEAIKIIKENNILSENGIIITKIDTIEEIYDGYEDIFLRKSRKYGNTTVCFYGYKED; this is encoded by the coding sequence TTGAGAATAATATCAGGAAAAGCAAGAGGACGTAAATTAATACCTCCTGCAAGTATGGAAACAAGGCCTACATTGGATAGAGTTAAAGAGGCTATGTTTAGTATGATACAAGGATATATACCAGATTCTAATGTTATAGATGTTTTTGCTGGAACAGGAAGTCTTGGGTTGGAAGCTGCTAGTAGAGGTGCTAAAGAAGTTTACTTGATAGATAAAAGTTCTGAAACCTTCCCTTTATTAAAAGAAAACATAAAAAATTTAAAATTTGATGATTTTTGTTTTGGATTAAATATGGATTCATATGAAGCATTAAGAAAATTATCAAATCAAGGAAAAGTTTTTGAATTGATTTTTATAGATCCACCATATTGTAAGGAAATGATTCCAGAAGCTATTAAAATTATAAAAGAAAATAATATTTTAAGTGAAAATGGAATAATTATAACTAAAATTGACACTATAGAAGAAATTTATGATGGATATGAAGATATATTTTTAAGAAAAAGTAGAAAATATGGTAACACAACAGTGTGTTTTTATGGGTATAAGGAGGACTAA
- the coaD gene encoding pantetheine-phosphate adenylyltransferase — MKVAVYPGSFDPITNGHLDIIERGSKVFDKLIIGVLVNVDKKGLFEIEERVELIKKVTKHIKNVEVISFNGLLIDFLKAYNAKIILKGLRAVSDFEYEFKMALMNNKLDPDIETVFMMTSAQYSYLSSSSVKQVAKFGGCIEGLVPKEIISDVVRRSKI, encoded by the coding sequence ATGAAAGTAGCTGTTTACCCAGGAAGTTTTGATCCTATAACAAATGGTCATTTGGATATAATTGAAAGAGGATCAAAGGTTTTTGATAAACTGATCATAGGCGTTTTGGTTAATGTTGATAAAAAGGGACTTTTTGAGATTGAAGAAAGAGTTGAACTTATAAAAAAAGTTACAAAGCATATAAAAAATGTTGAAGTTATAAGTTTTAATGGGTTATTAATAGATTTTTTAAAAGCATATAATGCTAAGATTATTTTAAAGGGACTTAGAGCTGTATCAGATTTTGAATATGAATTTAAAATGGCACTTATGAATAATAAATTAGATCCTGATATTGAAACAGTATTTATGATGACTTCTGCACAATATTCATACTTAAGTTCATCGTCAGTAAAGCAAGTTGCTAAATTTGGAGGATGTATAGAAGGACTTGTGCCGAAAGAAATTATATCTGATGTTGTTAGAAGGAGTAAAATTTAA
- the ylbJ gene encoding sporulation integral membrane protein YlbJ — translation MSYTIIFLWLSIIILTIILIKLLNIKNNTLFCILCSIFIVLFILNIKQCTTAAIDGCKLWYTAVLPVTFPFLVICNLLISYDGISLYSKLLGPLICKPLGLSKNCSFPIVASFLCGYPLGAKYSIDLWSLGSIDDDECQRLLNIASNVGPLFLIGSVGTALLNNTTLGYILLIANYLSVIFIGIITNKNRTLRNSLSKSSINEKKLNFGQAIKNSVGNGVNTILSICGFIVIFSVIISLIKNSPYINNIFTFLENLFHMQSGTLFSIFLGSIEMTNGCNLISNLNISLPFKLGIISFLCSFSGLSVIAQISSFMNGFKISYFKYICLKLIQGIFSFVITYSLIKIIPTSIVTSSFQTTCTINSFMYLLPILSILILTVILKIIYRLFFHTS, via the coding sequence ATGAGTTATACTATTATTTTCTTATGGTTATCAATAATCATATTAACTATTATTTTAATAAAATTATTAAATATAAAAAACAATACTTTATTTTGTATATTATGTTCTATATTTATAGTATTATTTATCTTAAATATAAAACAGTGCACAACTGCAGCTATAGATGGATGTAAATTATGGTATACTGCTGTTTTACCTGTAACATTTCCATTTTTGGTTATTTGCAATCTATTAATTTCCTACGATGGAATATCCCTTTATTCTAAATTATTAGGACCATTAATTTGCAAGCCTCTTGGTTTATCTAAAAACTGTTCATTTCCTATAGTTGCTAGCTTTTTATGTGGATATCCTCTAGGTGCAAAATATTCTATTGATCTGTGGTCTTTAGGAAGTATCGATGATGATGAATGCCAAAGACTTTTAAACATAGCTTCAAATGTAGGTCCATTATTCTTAATTGGCTCTGTCGGAACAGCGCTTCTAAATAATACCACCTTAGGTTATATACTGCTTATAGCTAATTATCTTTCCGTAATATTTATTGGTATAATTACCAATAAAAATAGAACCTTAAGAAATTCGCTTTCTAAAAGTTCTATAAATGAAAAAAAATTAAATTTTGGTCAAGCAATAAAAAACTCCGTTGGAAATGGAGTAAACACAATATTATCAATTTGTGGATTCATTGTTATATTTTCCGTAATAATATCGCTTATAAAAAATAGTCCTTATATAAATAATATATTTACTTTTTTAGAAAATTTATTCCATATGCAAAGTGGTACTTTATTTTCTATATTCTTAGGAAGTATAGAAATGACAAATGGCTGTAATTTAATTTCAAACTTAAATATTTCACTTCCTTTTAAACTAGGAATTATAAGTTTTTTATGTTCTTTTTCAGGATTATCAGTAATAGCACAAATTAGTTCATTTATGAATGGTTTTAAAATCTCATATTTTAAATATATATGTTTAAAATTAATTCAAGGTATATTCAGCTTTGTAATAACATATTCATTAATAAAAATTATACCTACAAGTATTGTTACATCTAGTTTTCAAACAACTTGTACTATAAATTCTTTTATGTATTTATTACCAATACTTTCAATTCTAATTTTAACAGTTATACTAAAAATAATATATAGATTATTTTTTCATACCTCTTAA